In Amaranthus tricolor cultivar Red isolate AtriRed21 chromosome 3, ASM2621246v1, whole genome shotgun sequence, a single window of DNA contains:
- the LOC130807629 gene encoding heavy metal-associated isoprenylated plant protein 23: MGVGGTLEYLSEIMGGGHGHKKKRKQFQTVELKVRMDCDGCELKVKKALSSLSGVKSVEINRKQQKVTVTGYVEAHKVLKKAKSTGKKAEIWPYVPYNLVAQPYATAAYDKKAPPGHVRKVEFVENPKTATVTRFDQDPFVSMFSDDNPNACSIM, translated from the exons atgGGAGTTGGAGGTACATTGGAGTATTTATCTGAAATAATGGGAGGAGGACATGGGCataagaagaagaggaagcaaTTTCAAACTGTTGAGCTTAAAGTCAGAATGGACTGTGATGGATGTGAGCTCAAGGTTAAGAAAGCTTTATCTTCACTTTCTG GGGTTAAGTCGGTGGAGATAAACAGGAAGCAGCAGAAGGTAACAGTTACAGGGTATGTAGAGGCACATAAGGTGCTGAAGAAGGCTAAATCAACAGGAAAGAAGGCAGAAATATGGCCTTATGTGCCTTACAATTTGGTAGCTCAGCCTTATGCTACAGCTGCTTATGACAAGAAAGCTCCTCCTGGTCATGTAAGGAAGGTGGAATTCGTTGAAAACCCAAAAACTGCTACTGTTACTCGATTCGATCAAGACCCTTTTGTTTCAATGTTTAGTGATGATAACCCTAATGCTTGTTCTATCAtgtaa
- the LOC130807628 gene encoding photosynthetic NDH subunit of lumenal location 4, chloroplastic: protein MFWIRNVSKKPLLPPTKKKIRPTPPKTEISGTKMAVCATAATSTLSAIAIANTNSSFSRKPISSKWNPINHYPSTKLRDTSNVITASITEKKKTVEMGLIGLMAASSLLFGFPSEADATRIEYYATTAEPSCQLNVVSSGLAYCDLVVGSGVPAPYNTLINVHYTARFANEIIFDSSYKRGRPLTMRVGVGKVIKGLDQGIFGGEGVPPMQVGGKRKLRIPPELAYGPEPAGCFSGDCNIPANETLLYDINFVGLYSGNRPLGK, encoded by the exons ATGTTTTGGATAAGAAATGTGAGCAAGAAACCCCTTTTACCtcccaccaaaaaaaaaataagaccaACACCACCCAAAACAGAGATATCAGGAACCAAAATGGCAGTATGTGCAACTGCAGCAACATCAACATTATCAGCCATAGCCATTGCCAATACAAATTCAAGCTTTTCCAGAAAACCAATCTCTTCAAAATGGAACCCAATCAATCATTATCCTTCTACTAAATTGAGAGATACAAGTAATGTAATTACAGCATCCATAacagaaaagaaaaaaacagtAGAAATGGGATTAATAGGATTAATGGCAGCTTCATCATTGTTATTTGGGTTTCCATCAGAAGCAGATGCAACCAGAATTGAATACTATGCTACTACTGCTGAACCTTCTTGTCAACTTAATGTAGTTAGCTCTGGTTTAGCTTACTGTGATCTTGTTGTTGGGTCTGGCGTTCCGGCGCCTTACAACACCCTTATCAAT GTGCACTATACTGCAAGGTTTGCTAATGAGATTATCTTTGATAGCAGTTATAAACGGGGTAGACCTCTAACTATGCGGGTTGGTGTAGGCAAA GTTATTAAAGGATTGGATCAAGGGATTTTTGGTGGTGAAGGTGTACCTCCTATGCAAGTTG GTGGAAAACGGAAGCTTCGAATTCCTCCTGAGTTAGCTTACGGACCAGAACCGGCTGGTTGCTTTTCAG GTGATTGCAACATACCAGCCAATGAAACCCTGCTATATGACATCAATTTTGTGGGTCTGTACTCTGGAAACAGACCGCTTGGAAAATAG